In one window of Chloroflexota bacterium DNA:
- a CDS encoding sugar ABC transporter permease gives MAMTPHTTGSAALPIGAVPTRWGRLTSRESLTGLAFVAPFIIGFVVFSALPMIASLVLSFTDFDPRRADETRFIGLDNYARMLRDPVLLQSLWVTVRFALLVVPLTLGFALAVALLVNNTLLFGRSVFRTLFYMPMQIPIVASTIVWIGVLNAQNGWLNYGLGAVGIDGPNWLQSATWVGPSLALMGLWGIGNMMLIFLAGLQSVPTELYDAARVDGAGVWGRFRHVTLPMISPVLFYNLIIALIATFQYFTQAYVVSNGRGDPDRATLFFNLNLFREAFTFFNMGYASALAWLLFVIVLGLTIVLFRTAGSWVFEGSER, from the coding sequence ATGGCCATGACCCCGCACACCACCGGCTCCGCGGCGTTGCCGATCGGCGCCGTCCCGACCCGGTGGGGGCGGCTGACCTCGCGGGAGTCGCTCACCGGGCTCGCCTTCGTTGCCCCGTTCATCATCGGCTTCGTCGTCTTCTCGGCGCTGCCGATGATCGCCTCGCTCGTCCTGTCGTTCACGGACTTCGATCCGCGTCGCGCTGACGAGACGCGGTTCATCGGCCTCGACAATTACGCGCGGATGCTGCGGGACCCCGTGCTGCTCCAGTCCCTGTGGGTGACTGTCCGCTTCGCGCTGCTGGTCGTGCCGCTCACGCTCGGCTTCGCCCTGGCGGTGGCGCTGCTCGTCAACAACACCCTCCTCTTCGGGCGCAGCGTCTTCAGGACCCTGTTCTACATGCCGATGCAGATCCCGATCGTGGCGAGCACCATCGTCTGGATCGGCGTCCTCAACGCCCAGAACGGGTGGCTGAACTACGGCCTCGGCGCTGTCGGGATCGATGGGCCGAACTGGCTCCAGAGCGCGACGTGGGTCGGCCCCTCCCTGGCGCTCATGGGTCTCTGGGGGATCGGCAACATGATGCTCATCTTCCTTGCGGGCCTCCAGAGCGTGCCGACGGAGCTCTACGACGCGGCACGTGTGGACGGCGCCGGCGTGTGGGGCCGCTTCCGCCATGTCACCCTGCCGATGATCTCGCCGGTCCTCTTCTACAACCTGATCATCGCCCTGATCGCGACGTTCCAGTACTTCACGCAGGCCTACGTCGTCAGCAACGGCCGTGGCGACCCGGACCGCGCGACCCTCTTCTTCAACCTCAACCTGTTCCGCGAGGCATTCACCTTCTTCAACATGGGCTACGCATCCGCCCTGGCGTGGCTGCTGTTCGTGATCGTGCTGGGCCTCACGATCGTCCTGTTCCGCACCGCGGGCTCATGGGTCTTCGAGGGGTCCGAGCGATGA
- a CDS encoding extracellular solute-binding protein, translated as MYRPIGTRRSLGVMGAGFVLFLAACGTQGTSPSEAAESSEPEASASAASGEVVEIEWFVGLGTGENEEQIPTEEAVVAAFNEANPNIHLTLTVVDNTEAATTLAARLPSDPPDIIGPIGIRGLQSFGDQLLDIGPYIESSGVDLSEIPQALIDVYNVDGKQIGIPMAVYPSFIYYNKSLFDEAQLAYPPHEVGEQYEGQDWTWEVLRDLALQLTVDANGNDATSAEFDPENVEVYGLDAQFTENDTRAWSTIFGGSGSVVADDGSTAQWPDNWRHGLQFFYDGIWVDHIIPNQTAVQALADGNTFQSGLVAMDVVHQWYTCCVYPGEGDPPVTDWDIAVLPVGPDGVITSKLHADTIGILDSTEHPDEAFEVLRFLAASPELTQVWGALPAIENQRDAFFAGLDERFTPLEIDWNVSTQMLEYPDNPSHEAFMPSFDEADSANKDFGSRLWNTAGLDLAAEIDAHVQLLQGIFDEGT; from the coding sequence ATGTATCGACCGATTGGCACGCGCCGGTCCCTCGGAGTGATGGGAGCCGGATTCGTGCTCTTCCTGGCGGCCTGCGGGACCCAGGGAACGAGTCCATCGGAGGCGGCGGAATCTTCCGAGCCGGAGGCGAGCGCGTCTGCCGCGAGCGGCGAGGTCGTCGAGATCGAATGGTTCGTCGGCCTCGGAACCGGCGAGAACGAGGAGCAGATCCCGACCGAGGAGGCGGTCGTGGCGGCCTTCAACGAAGCCAACCCGAACATCCACCTGACCCTGACGGTGGTCGACAACACGGAGGCTGCGACGACGCTCGCCGCGCGCCTTCCGAGCGACCCACCTGACATCATCGGCCCGATCGGGATCCGCGGGCTCCAGTCGTTCGGCGACCAGCTGCTCGACATCGGCCCGTACATCGAGAGCTCGGGGGTCGACCTGTCGGAGATTCCGCAGGCGCTCATCGATGTCTACAACGTCGACGGCAAGCAGATCGGCATCCCGATGGCGGTGTACCCGTCGTTCATCTACTACAACAAGTCGCTCTTCGATGAGGCGCAGCTTGCCTATCCGCCGCACGAGGTCGGCGAGCAGTACGAGGGCCAGGACTGGACCTGGGAGGTTCTCCGCGATCTCGCCCTGCAACTGACCGTTGACGCCAACGGCAACGACGCCACGAGCGCCGAGTTCGATCCCGAGAACGTAGAGGTGTACGGCCTCGACGCGCAGTTCACCGAGAACGACACGCGCGCGTGGTCGACGATCTTCGGCGGATCGGGCTCCGTGGTCGCTGACGACGGGTCAACGGCGCAGTGGCCCGACAACTGGCGCCACGGACTCCAGTTCTTCTACGACGGCATCTGGGTTGACCACATCATCCCGAATCAGACCGCCGTGCAGGCACTGGCCGATGGCAACACGTTCCAGTCCGGCCTGGTGGCGATGGACGTGGTGCATCAGTGGTACACGTGCTGCGTCTATCCGGGCGAGGGCGATCCGCCGGTCACCGATTGGGACATCGCGGTCCTGCCGGTGGGCCCCGACGGCGTCATCACGTCGAAGCTCCACGCCGACACGATCGGCATCCTGGACTCGACCGAGCATCCCGACGAGGCGTTCGAGGTTCTCAGGTTCCTCGCCGCATCTCCCGAGCTGACCCAGGTCTGGGGCGCGCTGCCCGCGATCGAGAATCAGCGGGACGCGTTCTTCGCCGGCCTCGACGAGCGCTTCACGCCGCTCGAGATCGACTGGAACGTCTCGACGCAGATGCTCGAGTACCCGGACAACCCCAGCCACGAGGCCTTCATGCCCAGCTTCGACGAGGCCGACTCGGCGAACAAGGACTTTGGCAGCCGGCTCTGGAACACCGCCGGCCTCGACCTCGCGGCGGAGATCGACGCGCACGTCCAGCTCCTGCAGGGGATCTTCGACGAGGGAACCTGA